A single genomic interval of Pyrobaculum arsenaticum DSM 13514 harbors:
- a CDS encoding ATPase domain-containing protein, with the protein MRQCLEELAGEGKIDLTRFAMLTPMEVADLCGVDESIAENAIRKARQLAGYSPVKVVKRGEKGDVIKTGIAEFDEKTPWGGLQRGKIHLFAGKYGTGKSIMAKQISASALASGYKPVYYIDTETLTTR; encoded by the coding sequence TTGCGGCAGTGTCTAGAGGAGTTAGCAGGCGAGGGTAAGATCGACTTGACGCGGTTCGCCATGTTAACCCCCATGGAAGTAGCCGACCTCTGCGGCGTAGATGAGAGTATTGCAGAGAACGCAATACGTAAGGCGAGGCAATTAGCTGGTTACAGCCCGGTAAAAGTGGTTAAGAGGGGGGAGAAGGGCGACGTAATTAAAACTGGCATCGCCGAGTTTGACGAGAAGACGCCGTGGGGAGGCCTTCAGAGGGGTAAGATTCACCTCTTCGCCGGGAAGTACGGCACGGGGAAGTCCATAATGGCGAAGCAGATATCCGCGTCGGCGCTTGCGTCGGGCTACAAGCCTGTATACTACATCGACACGGAGACTTTAACGACAAGATGA
- a CDS encoding type II/IV secretion system ATPase subunit — translation MIYAHADNAIKARCRLRKEGVIVDKSVRTDVCITEDLMYVVIDPELPDDLQTALLLVMYRGGIPPDEREYPKVIKSVAEGLRDRSIWRLYKDYRDTVHYLLDRWSGAREYSGYGALEALMRDPMLTEIVIPQSTAPAAKYTYVPKSLKEQLEYIRFQTVELGRYRRVVAVRNELRLPTNIVIPEPLMYIVVKQLLPSLTMDRPMLTREDPVYKARIAADLLEYNVNIRKVSAYPKPSKSLLKPYITKATVEPNAATSVRHTPEGLEVLALASLVLETRGSVVFSGAMGTGKTTQLNQLLYMVPPWMQVVVIERGAREIWAPLDGQLLHLSVPSEEKLWIALDQALRYGTMHVPYPPRAPRGTRGPGSPEASGAGRARGVGNPLGGLSPPSARAPGPPRPARGGVGGSGSLMTLSCTSPNFDFSLPSI, via the coding sequence ATGATCTACGCCCACGCCGACAACGCCATAAAGGCGAGGTGCCGGCTTAGGAAAGAGGGCGTAATTGTGGACAAAAGCGTTAGGACAGACGTCTGCATAACCGAAGACCTCATGTACGTGGTGATAGACCCGGAGCTACCTGATGATCTACAAACCGCCTTGTTGCTCGTCATGTACAGAGGAGGAATACCCCCCGACGAGAGAGAATACCCAAAAGTCATAAAGTCCGTCGCCGAGGGGCTTAGAGACCGCTCCATCTGGAGGCTGTACAAGGACTACCGCGACACGGTGCACTACCTCCTCGACCGGTGGTCTGGGGCGAGGGAGTACTCAGGCTACGGGGCGCTGGAGGCGCTCATGCGGGACCCCATGTTGACGGAGATAGTGATACCCCAGTCCACGGCGCCTGCGGCGAAGTACACCTACGTCCCCAAGTCGCTGAAAGAGCAGCTGGAGTATATCCGGTTCCAGACCGTGGAGCTGGGCCGCTACAGGCGCGTCGTTGCGGTTAGAAATGAGCTACGGCTCCCCACAAATATCGTCATACCGGAGCCGTTGATGTACATCGTGGTGAAGCAGTTGTTGCCATCGCTTACCATGGACCGGCCCATGCTCACCCGGGAGGACCCGGTGTATAAGGCACGTATAGCCGCCGACCTGCTGGAATACAACGTCAACATTAGAAAGGTTTCTGCATACCCCAAGCCCTCAAAGTCGTTGCTGAAGCCCTACATCACCAAGGCCACGGTGGAGCCGAATGCGGCCACCAGCGTTAGGCATACTCCTGAGGGGCTAGAAGTGTTGGCATTAGCGTCTCTGGTGCTGGAGACTAGGGGCAGTGTGGTGTTCTCCGGCGCCATGGGCACCGGCAAGACCACGCAGCTGAACCAGTTGCTATACATGGTGCCTCCTTGGATGCAGGTGGTGGTAATTGAGAGGGGGGCTAGAGAAATATGGGCACCCCTCGACGGCCAGTTGCTACACCTCTCTGTCCCGTCGGAGGAGAAGCTGTGGATTGCCCTTGACCAAGCCCTCCGCTACGGCACTATGCACGTCCCCTATCCCCCCCGGGCGCCCCGGGGGACACGGGGCCCCGGATCGCCAGAGGCTTCCGGGGCGGGCCGCGCCCGGGGCGTCGGCAACCCCCTCGGCGGGCTCTCCCCGCCTTCGGCCCGCGCGCCAGGGCCGCCCCGCCCTGCCCGGGGCGGGGTGGGGGGCAGTGGCTCCCTCATGACTCTTTCCTGCACATCTCCCAATTTTGATTTCTCTCTTCCCAGTATCTGA